In one Halorubrum sp. CBA1229 genomic region, the following are encoded:
- a CDS encoding P-loop NTPase, whose translation MATVYAVASAKGGVGKTTTTAAIATVLAGSGADVVAIDADIGMANLAGALGVTPDEPTLHDVLAGRADPLDAVHEGPEGLRVVPGSEDLDAYASADPAGLADVVAAFEDADYVLVDAGAGLSHDSSLPLAIADETLLVSTAERSALGDTEKTRQLAERLGGDVAGAAITRVDPDADEVGVDGLAADVLDAAILGRIPEDDAVVRAATANRPLPTFAPDAPATRAYRDLTRALTDVDIEGAGTSEGDDAEADDTEPDADDDADDAEPDEAETAAAGATSGSDENPVGEGTEAGTTSEAETVERVDTDEEDIIVADAEAGGLSDPGDEEDIIVADEDPAAEGDGEAETTGETETVGEEHVDGDDLEAMIEDDVDDPEAFDEAEAPDDAETIDDAESEGVQIDDAESPPKTAADEPEPDDGAAAAEEPTADPDDELAGSVPFRDDDTGMNTVLSEGAEDAEETEEAEEAEEPEDAAETDDEEGGEEKSGGFFSRLFGR comes from the coding sequence ATGGCAACGGTGTATGCGGTCGCGTCGGCGAAAGGTGGGGTCGGGAAGACCACCACGACCGCGGCGATAGCGACGGTCCTGGCGGGCTCCGGCGCCGACGTCGTCGCGATCGACGCCGACATCGGCATGGCGAACCTCGCGGGCGCGCTGGGCGTGACGCCCGACGAGCCGACGCTCCACGACGTGCTCGCGGGGCGGGCCGACCCGCTCGACGCGGTCCACGAGGGGCCGGAGGGGCTCCGCGTCGTCCCCGGCTCGGAGGACCTCGACGCCTACGCGTCGGCGGATCCGGCCGGGCTCGCGGACGTCGTCGCGGCCTTCGAGGACGCCGACTACGTGCTCGTCGACGCCGGGGCGGGGCTCTCGCACGACTCCAGCCTCCCGCTAGCGATCGCCGACGAGACCCTGCTCGTCTCGACCGCCGAGCGGAGCGCCCTCGGCGACACCGAGAAGACGCGGCAGCTCGCGGAGCGGCTCGGCGGCGACGTCGCCGGCGCCGCGATCACCCGCGTCGACCCCGACGCCGACGAGGTCGGCGTCGACGGGCTCGCCGCCGACGTCCTCGACGCGGCAATTCTCGGCCGGATCCCGGAGGACGACGCCGTGGTGCGGGCGGCGACCGCGAACCGCCCGCTTCCGACGTTCGCGCCGGACGCGCCCGCCACCCGGGCCTACCGGGACCTCACGCGAGCGCTGACGGACGTCGATATCGAGGGGGCCGGGACCAGCGAGGGCGACGACGCGGAGGCCGACGACACCGAACCAGATGCGGACGACGACGCTGACGACGCCGAACCGGACGAGGCTGAGACCGCGGCGGCCGGGGCGACCTCCGGGAGTGACGAGAACCCCGTCGGAGAAGGCACGGAGGCGGGGACGACCAGCGAGGCGGAGACGGTCGAGCGCGTCGACACGGACGAGGAGGACATCATCGTCGCCGACGCCGAGGCGGGGGGACTGAGCGACCCGGGCGACGAGGAGGACATTATCGTCGCCGACGAGGACCCCGCCGCGGAAGGCGACGGGGAGGCGGAGACGACCGGGGAGACGGAGACGGTCGGCGAAGAGCACGTCGACGGCGACGACCTCGAGGCGATGATCGAGGACGATGTCGACGATCCGGAGGCGTTCGACGAGGCGGAAGCACCCGACGACGCGGAGACGATCGACGACGCGGAGAGCGAGGGTGTGCAGATAGACGACGCGGAGAGCCCCCCGAAGACGGCCGCGGACGAACCCGAGCCGGACGACGGCGCTGCGGCCGCCGAGGAACCGACCGCCGACCCCGACGACGAGCTGGCGGGGAGCGTCCCGTTCCGCGACGACGACACCGGCATGAACACCGTCCTCTCGGAGGGCGCCGAGGACGCGGAGGAGACGGAAGAAGCGGAGGAGGCGGAGGAACCGGAGGACGCGGCGGAGACGGACGACGAGGAGGGGGGAGAAGAGAAGAGCGGCGGCTTCTTCAGCCGGTTGTTCGGACGCTAA
- a CDS encoding transcriptional regulator, which yields MSRTALIENVTAMLEDAGFLVSDRCAVRPKSFDVAARRDEDLLLLKILGNVDALDAETGAEMRRLGEYLHATPMVIGIRTRDEELKPGVVYFRHGVPVINPDTGYDLFVEGMPPLIYAAPGGLYVSLDGDLLADEREERGWSLGRLATELGVSRRTVSKYEDGMNASIEVAVQLEDLFDEPFSSPVDVLGGADEVRDADPTPSAPETDPDDEHVLHVLTNAGFTVHPTARAPFKAVSEDDQRAETRVLTGHSAFTPAAEKRARIMSSIGEVARTRSVYFTEEDEKRESVDGTALVSCEELAGITDPEEIRELIRDRAAAPSEA from the coding sequence ATGTCCCGGACTGCGCTGATCGAAAACGTCACCGCGATGCTCGAGGACGCGGGCTTCCTCGTCAGCGACCGGTGTGCGGTCCGGCCCAAGAGCTTCGACGTGGCGGCCCGGCGCGACGAGGACCTCCTCCTCTTGAAAATACTCGGCAACGTCGACGCGCTGGACGCGGAGACTGGCGCGGAGATGCGCCGGCTCGGCGAGTACCTGCACGCGACGCCGATGGTGATCGGAATCCGGACCCGCGACGAGGAGCTGAAGCCCGGCGTGGTCTACTTCCGGCACGGCGTCCCGGTGATCAACCCCGACACGGGGTACGACCTGTTCGTCGAGGGGATGCCGCCGCTCATCTACGCGGCGCCCGGCGGGCTCTACGTCAGCCTCGACGGCGACCTCCTCGCCGACGAGCGCGAGGAGCGCGGCTGGTCGCTCGGGCGGCTCGCGACCGAGCTCGGCGTCTCCCGGCGCACCGTCTCGAAGTACGAGGACGGGATGAACGCCTCCATCGAGGTCGCGGTCCAGCTCGAGGACCTGTTCGACGAGCCGTTCTCCAGCCCGGTCGACGTGCTGGGCGGCGCGGACGAGGTGCGCGACGCCGATCCGACCCCCTCGGCGCCCGAGACCGACCCCGACGACGAGCACGTCCTCCACGTGCTTACCAACGCCGGCTTCACGGTCCACCCGACCGCCCGCGCGCCGTTCAAGGCGGTCTCCGAGGACGACCAGCGCGCCGAGACCCGGGTGCTCACCGGCCACTCGGCGTTCACCCCCGCCGCGGAGAAGCGCGCGCGGATCATGTCCTCGATCGGCGAGGTCGCCCGGACGCGCTCCGTCTACTTCACGGAGGAGGACGAGAAGCGCGAGTCGGTCGACGGCACCGCCCTGGTCTCCTGCGAGGAGCTCGCCGGCATCACTGACCCCGAGGAAATCCGCGAGCTCATCCGCGATCGGGCGGCGGCGCCCTCCGAGGCCTAG
- a CDS encoding tRNA(Ile)(2)-agmatinylcytidine synthase encodes MPIVAVDDTDSRERGMCTTYVGARLAERLESAGGRVRRRLLVRLNPAVKHKTRGNAAVAVHVSGVDAAAAFDLAAEAVREFAAEDDPRTSPGLVVADVDVAGDPFAPGALPASSGDGDASAARIPDDVADFARRALRRRLDLDEALSLAEAHGYRHAAFGTGGETAESAVVGRGRIGALAAVGAPAAFDDWTAERISYRELDRCGTPREVDVESVFAAADAGYPTVWDTVDRETGAAVCVPNAPGPILHGIRGDDPETCRDVAEAIESEPVERAATFLTNQGTDAHLAPGRIGDLRDGAGYRVAGAVASEPETKRGGHVHVEVAAGDEGDEGDKGDEGDEKAEENGAARLRCVAFAPTGRFRDRVRALRPGDRVTLCGEHEVRESDGGGERTQVPTSTLKLEKFAVRDLVRTEPAVPTCPDCGRSMSSAGSDQGYRCRDCGTAAPGKVDREVDRELEPGWYEVPPSARRHVAKPLVRGGFDAPVHPER; translated from the coding sequence ATGCCAATCGTCGCCGTCGACGACACCGACTCCCGCGAGCGGGGGATGTGCACGACGTACGTCGGCGCGCGGCTCGCCGAGCGGCTCGAATCGGCCGGCGGGCGGGTCCGCCGGCGGCTCCTCGTCCGACTGAACCCCGCCGTGAAGCACAAGACGCGGGGGAACGCCGCCGTCGCGGTCCACGTCTCCGGCGTCGACGCGGCGGCGGCGTTCGACCTCGCCGCGGAGGCCGTGCGCGAGTTTGCCGCCGAAGACGACCCGCGAACGTCTCCGGGCCTCGTCGTCGCCGACGTCGACGTCGCCGGGGACCCGTTCGCGCCGGGAGCGCTCCCCGCGTCCTCGGGCGACGGCGACGCGTCGGCGGCGCGGATCCCAGACGACGTGGCCGACTTCGCTCGCCGCGCGCTCCGCCGTCGCCTCGACCTCGACGAGGCGCTGTCGCTCGCCGAGGCGCACGGCTACCGGCACGCCGCGTTCGGGACCGGCGGGGAGACGGCGGAGTCGGCCGTCGTCGGCCGCGGGAGGATCGGCGCGCTCGCGGCGGTCGGCGCGCCGGCCGCGTTCGACGACTGGACGGCGGAGCGGATCTCGTACCGCGAGCTGGATCGCTGCGGGACGCCTCGCGAGGTCGACGTCGAGAGCGTCTTCGCCGCGGCCGACGCGGGGTACCCGACAGTCTGGGACACCGTCGACCGGGAGACTGGCGCGGCGGTCTGCGTCCCCAACGCCCCCGGCCCGATCCTCCACGGGATCCGCGGCGACGACCCGGAGACGTGTCGGGACGTGGCCGAGGCCATCGAGAGCGAGCCCGTGGAACGCGCCGCGACGTTCCTCACGAACCAGGGCACCGACGCCCACCTCGCGCCCGGCCGGATCGGCGACCTCCGCGACGGCGCGGGGTACCGGGTCGCCGGCGCGGTCGCGAGCGAGCCGGAGACGAAACGGGGGGGCCACGTCCACGTCGAGGTCGCGGCGGGCGACGAGGGTGACGAGGGTGACAAGGGTGACGAGGGTGACGAGAAGGCCGAGGAGAACGGCGCGGCCCGCCTCCGCTGCGTCGCGTTCGCGCCGACCGGGCGGTTCCGCGACCGCGTGCGCGCCCTCCGACCCGGCGACCGGGTGACGCTGTGCGGCGAACACGAGGTCCGGGAGTCCGACGGCGGGGGCGAGAGGACGCAGGTACCGACGTCGACCCTCAAGCTCGAGAAGTTCGCCGTGCGCGACCTCGTGAGGACCGAGCCGGCCGTGCCAACCTGTCCGGACTGCGGGCGGTCGATGTCGTCGGCGGGGAGCGATCAGGGGTACCGCTGCCGCGACTGCGGGACCGCCGCGCCCGGGAAGGTCGACCGCGAGGTCGACCGCGAGCTGGAGCCCGGCTGGTACGAGGTGCCCCCGAGCGCCCGCCGCCACGTGGCGAAGCCGCTCGTCAGGGGCGGGTTCGACGCGCCGGTCCACCCGGAGCGGTGA
- a CDS encoding VOC family protein, whose amino-acid sequence MSGIVFYGTENRGGVVDFYREELRAETWLEQPDCTILRYDNFLFGFCDRDETETCGTLTFVYPDRDAVDEVRERLAEASDRRDAASAPSAVEDPRENERYDIYQCFAEDPDGRTVECQAFLADDVPSV is encoded by the coding sequence ATGTCCGGGATCGTCTTCTACGGGACGGAGAACCGAGGCGGCGTCGTCGACTTCTACCGCGAGGAGCTGCGCGCCGAGACGTGGCTCGAACAGCCGGACTGCACGATCCTCCGCTACGACAACTTCCTGTTCGGCTTCTGCGACCGCGACGAGACCGAGACGTGCGGGACGCTCACGTTCGTCTACCCCGACCGCGACGCGGTCGACGAGGTCCGCGAGCGCCTCGCCGAGGCGAGCGACCGCCGCGACGCCGCGAGCGCCCCGAGCGCGGTCGAGGACCCGCGCGAGAACGAGCGGTACGACATCTATCAGTGCTTCGCCGAGGACCCCGACGGACGGACCGTCGAGTGTCAGGCGTTCCTCGCCGACGACGTGCCGTCCGTTTAA
- a CDS encoding aminopeptidase P family protein: protein MADDIHADRRRRAAARLRDAGADGLVCFPSRNLQYLTGFDEEPGERHFLLAVPAAGGGADPATLLVPSLYETQVREETTVADVRTWADGEDPVAAARDLLADLGLRDGRLLVDDTMWATFTQDLRAAAPDATWGLASEVLADMRVRKDDAELAALREAAAAADATVRDLRDLGADAVGMTERELADWIADRLAAHGGTGVSFETIVAAGPNGAKPHHGHGDREIRAGEPVVLDFGTRVDGYPSDQTRTLVFDGDPPAEYERVHEAVREAQAAAVDAVEPGVTAAAVDRAAREVIEAKGYGDAFVHRTGHGVGLDVHEAPYVVAGNDRELEPGMVFSVEPGVYLDGRFGCRIEDLVVVTADGRERLNDTDRGWR, encoded by the coding sequence ATGGCCGACGACATCCACGCGGACCGACGGCGGCGCGCCGCCGCGCGGCTCCGGGACGCGGGCGCCGACGGGCTGGTCTGTTTCCCGAGCCGGAACCTCCAGTACCTCACCGGCTTCGACGAGGAGCCCGGCGAGCGGCACTTCCTGCTCGCGGTGCCGGCGGCGGGCGGCGGAGCGGACCCGGCGACGCTCCTCGTCCCGTCGCTGTACGAGACGCAGGTGCGCGAGGAGACGACCGTCGCCGACGTCCGGACGTGGGCCGACGGCGAGGACCCGGTCGCGGCCGCTCGCGATCTGCTCGCCGACCTCGGGCTTCGGGACGGACGCCTCCTCGTCGACGACACGATGTGGGCGACGTTCACGCAGGACCTCCGGGCGGCGGCGCCGGACGCGACGTGGGGGCTCGCGAGCGAGGTCCTCGCCGACATGCGGGTCCGGAAGGACGACGCCGAGCTGGCGGCGCTGCGCGAGGCGGCCGCCGCCGCGGACGCGACCGTGCGCGACCTCCGCGACCTGGGCGCCGACGCGGTCGGGATGACCGAGCGCGAACTCGCCGACTGGATCGCCGACCGGCTTGCCGCGCACGGGGGGACCGGCGTCTCGTTCGAGACGATCGTGGCCGCTGGTCCGAACGGCGCGAAGCCGCACCACGGCCACGGGGACCGCGAGATCCGGGCGGGCGAGCCCGTCGTGCTCGACTTCGGGACGCGCGTCGACGGCTACCCCTCCGACCAGACGCGGACGCTCGTGTTCGACGGCGACCCTCCGGCGGAGTACGAGCGAGTCCACGAGGCGGTCCGGGAGGCGCAGGCCGCCGCGGTCGACGCCGTGGAGCCGGGCGTCACGGCCGCGGCGGTCGACAGGGCCGCGCGGGAGGTGATCGAGGCGAAGGGGTACGGCGACGCGTTCGTCCACCGGACCGGCCACGGGGTGGGGCTCGACGTCCACGAGGCGCCGTACGTCGTCGCCGGGAACGACCGGGAGCTCGAACCGGGGATGGTCTTCTCCGTCGAGCCGGGGGTCTACCTCGACGGGCGGTTCGGCTGTCGGATCGAGGACCTCGTCGTCGTCACGGCGGACGGCCGCGAGCGGCTGAACGACACCGACCGCGGCTGGCGGTGA
- a CDS encoding DUF5789 family protein — protein MSDNEEAEESEPAVELGEGPDVAGEPIARVASRLTWPAKRSDVVAQEGDAAVRSPDGPRDLDDVLAESEVPLFESRSEFVAEVEELVGRGPVATE, from the coding sequence ATGAGCGACAACGAGGAGGCCGAGGAGAGCGAACCGGCCGTCGAGCTCGGCGAGGGACCGGACGTGGCGGGCGAGCCGATCGCCCGCGTCGCGTCCCGGCTCACGTGGCCCGCGAAGCGCAGCGACGTGGTGGCACAGGAGGGCGACGCCGCGGTCCGGAGCCCGGACGGCCCCCGCGACCTCGACGACGTGCTCGCGGAGTCCGAGGTGCCGCTGTTCGAGAGCCGCAGCGAGTTCGTCGCGGAGGTCGAGGAGCTCGTCGGGCGCGGCCCGGTCGCCACCGAGTAG
- a CDS encoding DUF302 domain-containing protein, protein MAIPFDPHELDPEEYGETRTTLSTDHESAVERVREVCLDAGFGIPVEFSPSDMLNEKVDADRDPYYVLGACNPSMADRALDATDKRIGGLFPCNMIIWEESPGEQVVYHVSIMKIARLLGMPVDDEAMDEIIADTGEMVDAVFEELAE, encoded by the coding sequence ATGGCGATCCCCTTCGATCCGCACGAGCTGGACCCCGAGGAGTACGGCGAGACGCGGACGACGCTGTCGACCGACCACGAGTCGGCCGTCGAGCGCGTCCGCGAGGTGTGCCTCGACGCCGGCTTCGGTATCCCGGTCGAGTTCTCCCCGTCCGACATGCTCAACGAGAAGGTCGACGCCGACCGCGACCCGTACTACGTCCTCGGCGCCTGCAACCCGTCGATGGCGGACCGCGCGCTCGACGCGACCGACAAGCGCATCGGGGGGCTGTTCCCCTGCAACATGATTATCTGGGAGGAGTCGCCCGGCGAACAGGTCGTCTACCACGTCTCGATCATGAAGATCGCGCGCCTCCTCGGCATGCCCGTCGACGACGAGGCGATGGACGAGATCATCGCCGACACCGGCGAGATGGTCGACGCCGTGTTCGAGGAGCTGGCGGAGTAG
- a CDS encoding cation:proton antiporter yields MALLDVGVMFAAVAVAGWLANRLGQSVIPFYIVAGMLLGEFVLGRLALPTVGTVYVPETEFIALGAELGIVFLLFFLGLEFNLDRLLARRRQIGTAGTIDLANFGAGLVLGWFVFGALLPAFLLAGIVYISSSAVITKSLIDLGWIANDEAEPLLGTLVYEDLFIAVYLAVASALVLGGGDVAAAATDVGIAVAFILVLLAAVQFGTPAFDRLVATSNPEFVALRSIATVVLVAGAALALGVSEAVAAFFVGMAFASTEYAHEIETLLEPVRDTFAAVFFFWIGLVTDPLLFGGVAALIALAVVVTTPTKLVTGFFAGRAFDLDTKRSTRVALGMTTRGEFSLIIATVAVTGAQAGTFDPALAQTINAFAVGYVLVMAILGTTLMQYSAPFESIAVSWLDRGVDSGGTDRL; encoded by the coding sequence GTGGCGCTGCTCGACGTCGGCGTCATGTTCGCCGCGGTCGCGGTCGCCGGCTGGCTCGCGAACCGCCTCGGCCAGTCCGTGATCCCCTTCTACATCGTCGCCGGGATGCTGCTCGGGGAGTTCGTCCTCGGGCGGCTCGCGCTGCCGACGGTCGGGACCGTCTACGTCCCCGAGACGGAGTTCATCGCGCTCGGCGCGGAGCTCGGGATCGTCTTCCTCCTGTTTTTCCTCGGGCTGGAGTTCAACCTCGACCGCCTGCTCGCCCGACGGCGCCAGATCGGGACCGCCGGGACGATCGACCTCGCGAACTTCGGCGCCGGGCTCGTCCTCGGCTGGTTCGTCTTCGGCGCGCTCCTCCCGGCGTTCCTGCTCGCCGGCATCGTCTACATCTCCTCGTCGGCGGTGATCACGAAGTCGCTCATCGACCTCGGCTGGATCGCCAACGACGAGGCGGAGCCGCTGCTCGGCACCCTCGTCTACGAGGACCTGTTCATCGCCGTCTACCTCGCGGTGGCCTCGGCGCTCGTGCTCGGCGGCGGCGACGTGGCCGCGGCCGCGACCGACGTCGGCATCGCGGTCGCGTTCATCCTCGTGCTGCTGGCCGCGGTCCAGTTCGGCACGCCCGCGTTCGACCGGCTGGTGGCGACGAGCAACCCGGAGTTCGTCGCGCTCCGGTCGATCGCGACCGTGGTGCTCGTCGCCGGCGCGGCGCTCGCGCTCGGCGTCAGCGAGGCGGTCGCCGCCTTCTTCGTCGGGATGGCGTTCGCCTCGACCGAGTACGCCCACGAGATCGAGACGCTGCTCGAACCCGTCCGCGACACGTTCGCGGCGGTGTTCTTCTTCTGGATCGGGCTCGTCACCGATCCGCTGCTGTTCGGCGGCGTGGCGGCGCTGATCGCGCTCGCGGTGGTCGTGACGACGCCGACGAAGCTCGTCACCGGCTTCTTCGCCGGGCGGGCCTTCGACCTCGACACCAAGCGATCGACCCGCGTCGCGCTCGGGATGACGACCCGCGGGGAGTTCTCGCTGATCATCGCGACGGTCGCCGTGACCGGGGCCCAGGCGGGGACGTTCGACCCCGCGCTCGCGCAGACGATCAACGCGTTCGCGGTCGGCTACGTGCTCGTGATGGCGATCCTCGGGACGACGCTGATGCAGTACTCCGCGCCGTTCGAGTCGATCGCCGTCTCGTGGCTGGATCGCGGCGTGGATAGCGGCGGGACGGACCGGCTGTGA
- a CDS encoding TrkA C-terminal domain-containing protein gives MTIRESDLPGVGKKFEIDLDDGEMVVVIHNTGKREVFRRPDPDADSEKVFEFSDDLARTIGSIVEGAYFQPVEPDTQETTLPGGILLEWYELQPGSPLIGETLESADIGNRTGLVVVAVQRGDEVVESPSADTTLREGDTVIGVGTPEDCAAFEELLTG, from the coding sequence ATGACGATCCGCGAATCCGACCTCCCGGGGGTCGGAAAGAAGTTCGAGATCGACCTCGACGACGGCGAGATGGTCGTCGTCATCCATAATACGGGGAAACGCGAGGTGTTCCGGCGGCCCGACCCGGACGCCGACTCGGAGAAGGTGTTCGAGTTCAGCGACGACCTCGCGCGGACGATCGGCTCGATCGTCGAGGGCGCGTACTTCCAGCCGGTCGAGCCCGACACGCAGGAGACGACCCTGCCCGGCGGTATCCTCTTGGAGTGGTACGAGCTCCAGCCGGGCTCGCCGCTGATCGGCGAGACGCTGGAGAGCGCGGACATCGGCAACCGGACCGGGCTCGTCGTCGTCGCGGTGCAGCGCGGCGACGAGGTCGTCGAGAGCCCGAGCGCCGACACCACGCTCCGCGAGGGCGACACGGTCATCGGCGTCGGGACGCCCGAGGACTGCGCGGCGTTCGAGGAGCTTCTCACCGGATGA
- a CDS encoding ribonuclease R family protein, with the protein MSDDEPKPGSAEDQGPVTITAELADRLAEKRADLFEEFEIPDEFPNEVLREAETRTEDVYEEIEAEIDEREDLRELTTWTTDPVDAQDFDDAISIEREEGAYRLWVHIADVTHYVTPDTAMWEEAVKRSNTVYLPDYTIHMLPPVLAETVCSLVPNEDRLAHTVEMEIDDETLSFEDIDIYKSVINSDERLTYKQCEERLEDPSLPLGEENELAFELADRMHEQRKEDGSLVLNPRRDRAHTIIEESMLKANKAVTHTLMWDRGVEAMYRVHPQPTPDQWSEALKEIQDLDGVSIPGDAWGDDPRKAVNAALEESPGRQLNKIQRAVLKVMPRAKYMNDPFGGHHALNFDIYGHFTSPIRRLSDTINHWIVHENDVPENLVELCDHASDRQKDGETVERLYKQFLQEQGLDPHAVNNRGIEVVDDAEEAKHTV; encoded by the coding sequence ATGTCAGACGACGAGCCGAAACCCGGGTCCGCCGAGGACCAAGGTCCCGTGACGATCACGGCGGAGCTGGCGGACCGCCTCGCCGAGAAGCGGGCGGACCTGTTCGAGGAGTTCGAGATCCCCGACGAGTTCCCGAACGAGGTCCTCCGCGAGGCCGAGACCCGGACCGAGGACGTGTACGAGGAGATCGAAGCCGAGATCGACGAGCGCGAGGACCTCCGCGAGCTGACGACGTGGACCACCGACCCGGTCGACGCGCAGGACTTCGACGACGCGATCTCCATCGAGCGCGAGGAGGGCGCCTACCGGCTGTGGGTCCACATCGCCGACGTCACCCACTACGTCACCCCGGACACCGCGATGTGGGAGGAGGCCGTGAAGCGGTCGAACACCGTCTACCTGCCCGACTACACGATCCACATGCTCCCGCCGGTGCTCGCCGAGACCGTCTGCTCGCTCGTCCCCAACGAGGACCGGCTCGCGCACACCGTCGAGATGGAGATCGACGACGAGACGCTCTCGTTCGAGGACATCGACATCTACAAGTCCGTCATCAACTCCGACGAGCGGCTCACCTACAAGCAGTGCGAGGAGCGGCTGGAGGACCCCTCTCTCCCGCTCGGCGAGGAGAACGAACTCGCCTTCGAGCTCGCCGACCGGATGCACGAGCAGCGCAAGGAGGACGGCTCGCTCGTGTTGAACCCGCGCCGCGACCGCGCGCACACCATCATCGAGGAGTCGATGCTGAAGGCGAACAAGGCGGTGACGCACACCCTGATGTGGGACCGCGGCGTCGAGGCGATGTACCGCGTCCACCCGCAGCCGACGCCCGACCAGTGGAGCGAGGCGCTCAAAGAGATCCAGGACCTCGACGGCGTCTCCATCCCCGGCGACGCGTGGGGCGACGACCCCCGCAAGGCGGTCAACGCCGCCTTAGAGGAATCGCCCGGGCGGCAGCTCAACAAGATCCAGCGCGCCGTGCTGAAGGTGATGCCGCGCGCGAAGTACATGAACGACCCGTTCGGCGGCCACCACGCGCTCAACTTCGACATCTACGGCCACTTCACCTCGCCTATCCGGCGGCTCTCGGACACGATCAACCACTGGATCGTCCACGAGAACGACGTGCCGGAGAATCTCGTGGAGCTGTGCGACCACGCCAGCGACCGACAGAAGGACGGCGAGACTGTCGAGCGACTCTACAAGCAGTTCCTCCAGGAGCAGGGGCTCGACCCCCACGCGGTGAACAACCGCGGGATCGAGGTCGTCGACGACGCCGAGGAAGCGAAACACACGGTGTAA
- a CDS encoding MFS transporter, translated as MDAAERRIVAFTAGSHGLVHTYELSIPILLTVWIAEFSTTAATLGLISTVGYGLFGVGALPGGILVDRFGSKALILACLGGMAASFLLVSVAPTLPALGFAIAVWGVTASVYHPAGLSLISKSVDRRGTALGYHGIGGNLGIALGPLATALLLLAFDWRIVAVALTVPAVVVAAYGATVDVDAALPESAVADGGDGGGGGDSDGDSNGAGDDSDGGVDGDDGGAPDAAKGEVSPSTIVDDTRVLLAGGFLIVFAFVTFSGLYYRTFLTFLPDLLGDALGGLVDVRLIDPDSPYAEEFDLARYLYVAVLMVGVLGQYLGGRIADRIPPERGLMILMAVLAALALLFVPAGATTASFLAVSLALGVALFTVQPLSQATVAAYSPSEARGISFGYTYLGIFGVGSLGAALAGWVLTRAGPRELFFVLAGIAAMGALSAAAIARFATRRD; from the coding sequence ATGGATGCCGCCGAGCGACGGATCGTGGCCTTCACCGCCGGCTCGCACGGGCTCGTCCACACCTACGAGCTCTCGATCCCGATCCTGCTGACGGTGTGGATCGCGGAGTTCTCGACGACCGCGGCCACGCTCGGACTCATCTCCACGGTCGGCTACGGGCTGTTCGGGGTCGGCGCGCTCCCGGGCGGCATCCTTGTCGACCGCTTCGGCTCCAAGGCGCTCATCCTCGCCTGTCTCGGGGGGATGGCGGCGTCGTTCCTCCTCGTGAGCGTCGCCCCGACCCTCCCCGCGCTCGGGTTCGCGATCGCCGTGTGGGGCGTCACCGCGAGCGTCTACCACCCCGCGGGGCTGTCGCTGATCTCCAAGTCGGTCGACCGCCGCGGCACCGCCCTCGGCTACCACGGGATCGGCGGGAACCTCGGGATCGCGCTCGGTCCGCTGGCGACCGCGCTGCTCCTCTTGGCGTTCGACTGGCGGATCGTCGCGGTCGCGCTCACGGTCCCGGCGGTCGTCGTCGCCGCCTACGGAGCCACCGTCGACGTCGACGCGGCGCTCCCGGAGTCCGCGGTCGCCGACGGCGGCGATGGGGGCGGGGGCGGCGACAGCGACGGCGACAGCAACGGCGCCGGCGACGACAGCGATGGCGGCGTCGACGGCGACGACGGCGGCGCCCCCGACGCCGCCAAAGGCGAGGTGTCGCCGTCGACGATCGTCGACGACACCCGGGTCCTCCTCGCTGGCGGGTTCCTGATCGTGTTCGCGTTCGTCACGTTCAGCGGGCTCTACTACCGGACGTTCCTCACGTTCCTGCCGGACCTGCTCGGGGACGCGCTCGGCGGGCTGGTCGACGTCCGGCTGATCGACCCCGACAGCCCGTACGCCGAGGAGTTCGACCTCGCGCGGTACCTGTACGTCGCCGTCCTCATGGTCGGCGTGCTCGGGCAGTACCTCGGTGGACGGATCGCCGACCGGATCCCCCCGGAGCGAGGACTGATGATCCTCATGGCCGTGTTGGCGGCACTCGCGCTGCTTTTCGTTCCCGCCGGCGCGACCACCGCGTCGTTCCTCGCGGTGTCGCTCGCGCTCGGGGTGGCGCTGTTCACGGTCCAGCCGCTCTCGCAGGCGACGGTCGCGGCCTACTCGCCGAGCGAGGCGCGCGGCATCTCGTTCGGCTACACGTACCTCGGTATCTTCGGCGTCGGCTCGCTCGGCGCCGCGCTCGCGGGGTGGGTTCTCACCCGCGCCGGTCCCCGCGAACTGTTCTTCGTGCTCGCGGGAATCGCGGCCATGGGCGCGCTCTCGGCGGCCGCGATAGCCCGGTTCGCGACTCGGCGGGACTGA